The genome window atagttagggcacacgggcttagttgctccacagcatgtggaatctccctggaccacagatcgaacccatgtcccctgcattggtaggcagattttatccactgcgccaccagggaaacccctgtccTAGTCTTTGAGTCAGAAGGAGGAGCCAGGACCCTTTTTAGTTGAGATCCAATCAGAGAGGCAGAGCCCCAGTTAAAATCACCTCTAATCCCTGAGGAATTCAGGGATTCAAAATACACTAATGCTTAGGAATGAAAAGATTTCAAGGCAGAGTTTATGCTCATCATTgcagataacttttttttttttttgcacattcctgtatattttatttaccatAAACACTAAGAGAATACAGCAAACACTGGAGAAAGGCATTTAAGTAATTTTGATGTAAAGTTTAACACTTAAAATTATGcttgctcccccccaccccaattgAACATGCAGGCATCATTTATTTCCAGATGCAGTGATTGCAGAGCATTACATTCTCTTGAAAGTTTTATAACAGAGTGTCCTTGCCCTGTAACTTAAAACAATTTCACAAACTATGTATAATCATGGTATAATACCATCATTCAGAGTTCCCCAAATGACTACATTCacacaatattaatattaaagtctgagtttttaaaacatcatcTTAATAAGCCAAACCACAAAAACCCAGGTTCtagttttaaatgtgtttatgaaGACTGCTGCTGAGCTCAAAGCATGCAGATGTTCATGACCACCTAGATGAAGCTGGATACTGAAACTCCTTCAGTAGGTCCAATGATGCAATTTTTCACTCATCCCAAGTATCTCCATATTTGTTTACTTTGACGTATATATCCCTTATTACTTAATGTCCATTGAAGTAGTGATGAATAAGCAAACACAACATTCCTAAAACAAAATCTTGGGCAATATGATCAGTAATACCAGTTGGAGTAGATTCATTCAAAGAAGCACTGAACGGAATTGGCTCATAATGAGGAAGCATCTCTTTTTCTAAGTTGTCTGCTGCTGGAGGTGTTGCAAAAGATGAATGACCACTCACATTTGAGTCATATTTTGACCTCTGAGAATAGTGCCCAGTTGGTGAAGATCGTCGTGCCTGTCCTGATCGTAAAGCTTCTCCGAGAGGGGAATTCTCAAGATTCTTGAACTTCTCCTGGCAAGTTTTCACATAAGAAAGCTTTCCAGCAAAGTATCCCATGATGCAAGCAAATATAAGTTTAGGAATGGAACCATATTTGGGATGACTTGAAAGGATTCCTTTACTAATCAACCCTTGAGTAATCAACATACTTGTTGCAGCCAAAGGTACAGATCTGAACCAGAAGCTTTCATCATTGCACTCTGCAAagactcttctttcttcctccgtTGGAATGTAATCAGCCCCTATGTGGGGAATTGGTCTTGGAACTTCCGCATTTGGCTCTCGAAAATCAGCCCTCCCATTCATCTTTCCTCCCGAcgacggcggcggcgggcggTGGCGCGGCGAACCCGATCGACCAGGGACAGAAGGCCCGATGGGGGACTCGAGtgtggtggaggggggaggggaaggcgggAGGCGCGCGGGACCGCtgcggggttgggggtggggagcggtCTGCAGATAACTTTTGATTCATCATTCATTTTAAACCAAACCATTCCATCCAAACCTAAGTTATTGTTCTTTCCCAGGGTAAAGTAATCataacacctttaaaaaaatgtcttaaacATAGGCTCACActtgaaaaaagttttttaatctgttttttaaatttattttttacttttactttatttcaggCTCACACTTTTCATCTCCTCAAGGTGAAACAGTCATAAACAGAGCATTTAAGACATCTATATGTACCTAATGATAAAACACTAAATTATCCTATTTCCATTGTCATATCAATACTAAGAGCAAATCTGTGGACCATTTTCAGCtctttttatgattttgtttttaaacaccaTTCACAGTTCTTGACCCCAGGAATGGAATCCCAAAgttaactccaggagataatccATATATGTATCCAGAACAGAGTAAAGGCTTCCACAAAGCAGGATCAACTCTCCCGCCAGTGAATTTTTCAATGTAAGTGTATGTTAATACTAGCATTATTTAGTGAAATTTAAAGGAATTGTATTTCTCTCTgctacatataaattatattttgcaaGGGGCGAATCTCAACAAGACATAGTTGgtgaaaatttctaaaaaaagtCCACGTCTATTTCcttagtgtatgtatatatatgtatgtgtgtaactgagaTCATACACAGGATCTTGACTACAAAAAGGTGGTTGCTAATTTTGTTCCTATTATTACTACCACACATATGAAGGCTTCAATTTTCATTCTGAATCACATTGTTGGTTAGTAGGGTTGACTTACACTTGGAAGTAAGCATTGACAAGAAAGGGAGGGTcattaagttaaaagaaaaatagttggtgtagtacattaaaaatattttagaaaattaatcatgtcccaaagaaaacaaaaccactaaTTTGAATACATGCgccccaatgtttatagcagcaattatttacaatagccaagatatggaaacaacctcagcaaatgaatagataaacaagatgtttatatatatatacaatatatatataatatatatatgtgtgtgttatatatatgtacatatatatatatatacaatggagtgaTACTCCAccataaaaagtgaaattttgtcatttgcaacaacatggataaacttggaggtattatgcttagtgaaataagtcaaattatagaaagacaaatactgtatgatatcacttatatatggaatctaaaaagtaaaacaaactaaaaagtaaatataacaaaacagaaagactcacagatatagagaagaaacTAATGGTGACTAGTAGGGAGAGGGTattggggaggggcaagatagaggTGGGGACtgagagatacaaactactatgtttaaaataaataagctacaagaatataaACTACAGGGactataaccaatattttataataactacaaatggagtataacctttaataATCATATATCACTATGTATCCACTTTAaacatattgtaaatcaactatatacctcaataaaaattaatcatgtttgttttaatGATGTTTACAAAAAGCgataaaaaaaatactaagaattATGGCCCTTAATGGTTTTGAAGTCTATACATggcaattaaaacaataaaataagacaCTGTATTGAACACAGTGAAGTATTGATATCTTTGCCATAGAAGCCATACCAATCTGATGGTTGTCTTTTCTGATTTTCAGAGTGCCTTATGAAAAGAAATTTGATACGTTTATTCCACTTGAGCCTCTTCCACAAATCCCCAAGTGAGTTATCTCAACATATTCCATATTATCCCATCTTTATGAGCAcatcaattatttattttctcctatgGAGGAGCTCATAGACACCTGAGGCATAGGGACCTTTTGAATCCTGGTAGTTGGGTGAGGCGGTTTGAATGGAGGGTTTATGGTTTTGAAGGTCAAGTGTCTGTGGAGTCTAGCCACTTGGCTGCTTATATCTTTAGTAGATATGATTAACAGACTGCCAGATGCCACGTGTTATTCTACCATGAGGGATTTTATATGGAGAAACAGTCAGGGTCCCTGCTTTCCAAAACACAAGAGTTTGTTGGGAAAGAAAAGACATATACTTAAATAAGTGCAGCCAGGGAGGATGGTTAAGAGTTTGAAGAGGCATAGAGTAAGCTAGTATTTCTGTATTTGAGGAAAGTATCATTCCtctgatcttttctttttaaaaaatattgtttttatttatttggctgtgctgaatcttttagttacagcatgtgggatctttagttgctacatgcaaactcttagttccagcctgtgaaatctagttccctgaccagggattgaacctgggtccccctgcattgggaatgtggagtcccagccactggaccaccagggaagttctcattCTTCTGATCTAATAGTTTAGCTCTGCTCCATTCTGAAccaaaatattttgatatgtaggttatttttattttttgaagaattctGTCGTTCCCACTGATAGTTCCCTTTTGACTAAAGAATTCCTTAATAGGGAGATTTTCTAGGTAGGAGAgctttttggcttttattttgtaattcatTCTTACTTGTATTACCTTGTGAtcagaaaatattgtttttattatttttatcttatggAATTATCATAGTTTTCTTGTGAGCTAATATACGTTCAGTTTTGAGACTCTTTCCGTATGAATTTTAAAGTGCAttctagggactttcctggtggtccactggttaagaatccaccttgcaatgtaggagatgtggggtTGAtgtctggttggggaactggtaAGATCCCACGTaatgtggagcagctaagcccatgagctgcaactaagactcaattcagccaaataaataaataagtaaatatatatttttaaaaaggaaagtacaTTCTATTTTATCAGGATGCAAATTTAGATACATACCCAGAAGATTTATCTTATTGTTTATTGTTTAGTCCCTATTTTTTCTTACCCATTTTTGTCCACTTGACCGCTCGTTTGGTCTCCTTGGACTAAGAGTTGGTGTGTTAAAATGTCCAAATATTAGTGTGTTTCTGTCTTTATTACTAGTAGCCTTTAGCACtgcaaaaatatctttcttttttctcacttaATGCATTTTGTCCTGTGTTATACTATCCAGATATTAAGATTACAACtcttactttgttttgtttgcatttgaCTAATATGCTTTTGCCCATTCTTAGACTTTCAAATTACTGTGTTTTATGTCTTTCTCTCCGAAATAGAACTGGATTTTTCTCTGTGAGTCAATTTGAAAAGTAGTTTCTCTAAGAGGTGATTTAGGGTCACTTGCATTTATTGATTTGACAGACTTGATTTAAATTCTGTCAGAATACTTTGTTACATGtgttatgtatattatatttaccctgagtctttcactgttttatttcaacaaaagttaaaaaattatttctttggatGTTTAGGAATGCTTGTGTTTTTTGTTCTACTGGTTCTTTATGCTGATATCTTCCTATGTTGCTTTTTGCCCTGATTTTTTTAGCTGGGCTTctagtgggttggccaaaaagtttgtttggatttttatataagatgttatgaaaaacctgaacaaactttttggccaacccaatattattgTGTTGTCAGCTTTAAATGATATCCCATCTATTCCTACATGTGGTAATCCTCCTCTGTCTTCTTACAGGGACTTCCTTACCTTCAGCAGGTTTATCAGGGTGTTTTCTCAATCATAATGCATTTCTCCCCCCAAATATGAAAATTCTAGCagccaaaaaatgaaagcattcttCATCTTCCTGCTCTGACTCATCCCAGGAGTCAGACTTCCTAAGGCCTCTTGGATCACACACAGCACAGCTCAGCATATGCTCTTTCAAATCTCAACAGACCTGGGAGGATGCCCGGTATCTGTATTAGCTGAGGTCCCAGCAGAAAGCAGAAGGCAAACTTTGCTGGGATTCTGAAGACAGTTTAATGAAAGGACTGTTTACCAATGAGTGAGCAGGTTGTGGGAACTCACATGGGAGGGTGAAGCACCCAGGGACTCCCACCAGTGGGAAGCTGTTACTAACGTCTAGGTCTGAACAGCAGGAGAAGGGCTCATGGTTCACAGAGCAGTGAGAGAATGGAGAAGGGCTGCTCTAAAGGCACTGTGGCCGTGGAGAATACAGCCGCTCCAGAACTGGGGTACCTCAGGAGACAGGGTGGGAGTCAAGGAACTCAGTAAGACACATCTCAGTCTCTGTCTTTGCACCTTCTGAACTCCTGTGGGTGCTTCCTACTAGCCAAGCCCAACTCAAaggtgggagcagggaggagTCAAGCTGATGCAGGCTACCGGGTTCAGATTCCTGGGCAGAGAGGGAcacaaaagagacatgggtttggggcaGGGACAGTGACGACAACTAATAtgacaggtttttaaaaaatatttatttatttggctacatcaggtcttagttgtggcatgcaaaatcTTTTATTGCGGAGCTCAAGcttctctctagttatggcacatggcttccagagcatgcaggctcagtagttgaggc of Cervus canadensis isolate Bull #8, Minnesota chromosome 28, ASM1932006v1, whole genome shotgun sequence contains these proteins:
- the LOC122429876 gene encoding OCIA domain-containing protein 1-like → MNGRADFREPNAEVPRPIPHIGADYIPTEEERRVFAECNDESFWFRSVPLAATSMLITQGLISKGILSSHPKYGSIPKLIFACIMGYFAGKLSYVKTCQEKFKNLENSPLGEALRSGQARRSSPTGHYSQRSKYDSNVSGHSSFATPPAADNLEKEMLPHYEPIPFSASLNESTPTGITDHIAQDFVLGMLCLLIHHYFNGH